The window GCGACGAGTGAAGCCATGAACATGAACATCCTGACCATCGCCAACCATCGCGCAGTCGTCACCTACGACCCCGAGACCGACATGCTGCGCGGCGAATTCCTCGGCCTGAACGGCGGCGCCGACTTCTACGCCAGCGATATCGCCACCCTCAAGGCCGAAGGCGCACGCTCCTTGGCGGCGTTCCTCGAAGTCTGCAAGGAGAACGGCATCGACCCTATCCGCCATTTTTCCGGCAGATTCAACGCCCGCATCAATCCCGAACTTCATGCCCGCGCTGTCGAAGCCGCAGCTGCCGAAGGCATCAGCTTGAATCAACTCATCGAGCGCGCCATTGAGCATGAGGTCACGACCTAGGCCAAATCCCTGCGCGCAACCTCGACCGTCACCTCCCCAAGCGCACGAAACGGCAACAGCATCGCCTCATCGGCCATCCACGACGTAATCAAGCGCCAGTCCCGTTGAATCGGCGTCCAGTGCTGCTGCCGCGCGCGGCCCAGCTTGTCGGTATCCGCGAGCACGATCACTTCCGCCGCGCGCGCGACGATGCATTCCTTGAGCCAAGCCTGCTGCGCGCTCGCCTCGCACAACCCGAAGCCCGCAACGACGCCATCCGCGCCGAGAAACGCGCAGTCGACGGTTAACCGGCTCAACGCCAGCTCCGCGAGCGGACCGAGCGTGCTCATGCTCGATGCACGCACGTCCCCGCCGATCATCGTGAGCCGCACACCCGACGCATTGACGAGCGTGCTGACCGCGAGCAGGTTGTTCGTGACGACGTGCA is drawn from Trinickia violacea and contains these coding sequences:
- a CDS encoding type II toxin-antitoxin system HicB family antitoxin, whose translation is MNMNILTIANHRAVVTYDPETDMLRGEFLGLNGGADFYASDIATLKAEGARSLAAFLEVCKENGIDPIRHFSGRFNARINPELHARAVEAAAAEGISLNQLIERAIEHEVTT
- a CDS encoding DeoR/GlpR family DNA-binding transcription regulator, which translates into the protein MKAADRQRAILDLVLTREANVEQLSATLSVSEATIRRDLTVLAKEGRLVRTYGGATVLVGVHEPEASLDERKTTQREQKEAIAQAAALHVADGETVLLDGGTTCAALARHLVTRQDLHVVTNNLLAVSTLVNASGVRLTMIGGDVRASSMSTLGPLAELALSRLTVDCAFLGADGVVAGFGLCEASAQQAWLKECIVARAAEVIVLADTDKLGRARQQHWTPIQRDWRLITSWMADEAMLLPFRALGEVTVEVARRDLA